One genomic region from Saprospiraceae bacterium encodes:
- a CDS encoding CRTAC1 family protein, with translation MKLFYILSLVMMVLVSCSKDDPLFTNINPSFSGISFANNVTEYDSFNILNTEFIYNGAGVAIGDLNGDGLEDLYFTGNQVENKCYLNLGGLKFKDITAESGTQKYPGQWSSGVNIIDLNGDGKKDIYVCNTLIKNASLRRNLLFINQGNENGIPKFLESAEAYGVDDTSHSSHAQFFDFDRDGDLDLFIGTNFIDRKVPGVFVKDLNDDCDMNCDKLYRNDWDSIHQHPYFVDISSAAGMSFHGYSHSTLINDFNEDGWQDIYVANDYLSDDLIYINNQDGTFTNKVGNIFRHQSSSAMGSDLGDINNDGQMELMTVEMLPFTNLRKKTLIGPGNYASYLYIKEYGYQYQYTRNTLQLNEGLNATNHLPVYDEISFLSGVHETEWSWAPLFADFDLDGYEDLYVTNGFPKDVTDHDFGEYRAMADNLLSDMDLQAVIPQVKVSNFLFHNNRDLTFSDVSEPTGVHIKSFSNGAAYGDLDNDGDLDLVVQNIDDVPFLFKNNTKEHTSKKDSLHFVTIQLKGGPFNSDAFGAKVQVFEGPSIQTRYILSGRGYLSQSSNRLQFGLKDGRIIDSVKVYWPEGTINVYRTPSLSTPIILSPLSRQQEIQNAAQDYNGKVFQSISPSSIGLNYVHQEKDFIDFNIQKTLPHKMSQQGVPMCTGDLNGDGLEDIIIGGSAHHQASMYFQNKLGIFDSQYVDLKSPDELQIEDAAMATFDADGDGDLDLMIAGGSYENLTAGKSAYVVRFYKNDGHGHFERDTSAIPASANTCASTLRVADIDLDGDLDIFIGGYVLPGTYPKADKSFILLNESTKGHIKFKNATGEWKLPEPGMICDGLFSDFDNDGLPDLILAVEWGPITVLKNTGTEFQKVMDPVLDSNPGWWTSLTSGDIDNDGDIDYIVGNYGQNTYFKCNSKEPITIYAKDFDQNGSLDPFISCYWRDTNGIKREYFYHGRDEMIKQLLTIRRKFQTYTSYGLATVDQVFSKKELEGALILKANNFNSVLARNDGKGHFLIENLPREAQMAPLYGMQALDLNDDEYLDLVISGNDYGIELIQGRADAMQGLVLLNDKHGDFIPVSFQLSGYFISGDAKSLVSIHNPSGENIFLQMINLDSLAVHKTTHKTTLFYPNDNEYSGIMTFQHGLSRKIEFYSGTSYKSQSRAGISLSARSTQLQVRNAISKSVRTIN, from the coding sequence ATGAAACTTTTTTATATCCTTTCTTTAGTGATGATGGTGCTTGTGTCATGCAGTAAGGATGACCCTTTGTTTACGAATATAAATCCTTCATTTTCAGGTATTTCATTTGCTAATAATGTCACAGAATATGATTCATTTAATATACTGAATACGGAATTTATCTATAATGGAGCAGGGGTAGCCATCGGTGATCTCAACGGGGACGGACTGGAAGATTTGTATTTTACTGGCAACCAGGTGGAAAACAAATGTTACTTAAACCTGGGAGGTCTGAAATTTAAAGATATTACTGCAGAATCAGGCACCCAAAAATATCCTGGACAATGGTCTTCAGGAGTAAATATCATCGACCTCAACGGGGACGGAAAAAAAGATATCTATGTCTGCAATACTTTGATAAAAAATGCCTCGCTAAGAAGAAACCTGTTGTTTATCAATCAAGGCAATGAAAACGGAATTCCTAAGTTTTTGGAGTCCGCTGAGGCCTATGGTGTGGATGATACCTCCCATTCATCTCATGCTCAGTTTTTCGATTTTGACAGAGATGGAGATCTGGATTTATTTATTGGCACCAATTTTATTGACCGTAAAGTGCCTGGTGTTTTTGTGAAAGACTTAAATGACGATTGTGATATGAACTGTGACAAATTGTATCGCAACGATTGGGACTCTATCCACCAACACCCTTACTTTGTAGATATATCCTCTGCAGCTGGAATGTCTTTTCACGGATATAGTCATAGTACCCTGATCAATGATTTTAATGAAGATGGTTGGCAGGATATCTATGTGGCCAATGATTACCTCAGTGATGACCTCATTTATATCAATAATCAAGATGGTACTTTCACCAACAAAGTGGGTAATATATTCAGACATCAGTCTTCCTCTGCTATGGGGAGTGATCTTGGAGATATCAATAATGATGGCCAGATGGAGTTGATGACTGTGGAGATGTTGCCTTTCACCAATCTTAGAAAAAAGACCTTAATTGGGCCAGGCAACTATGCTTCCTACTTATATATAAAGGAGTATGGATACCAGTACCAGTACACGCGTAATACCCTTCAACTCAATGAAGGGTTGAATGCTACCAACCATCTTCCTGTGTATGACGAAATAAGTTTCCTCAGTGGGGTGCATGAGACCGAATGGAGTTGGGCTCCTTTATTTGCAGACTTTGATCTGGACGGCTACGAAGACTTATATGTGACGAACGGTTTTCCCAAGGATGTGACGGATCATGATTTCGGCGAATATCGGGCCATGGCTGACAATTTATTGAGTGATATGGATCTTCAAGCGGTCATCCCACAGGTCAAAGTGTCCAATTTTTTGTTTCACAATAACCGGGATCTCACTTTTTCTGATGTCTCTGAGCCAACTGGGGTGCATATCAAATCTTTTTCCAATGGAGCAGCATACGGTGATCTGGACAATGATGGCGACTTAGACCTGGTCGTGCAAAATATTGATGATGTGCCATTTTTGTTTAAGAATAATACCAAAGAACATACAAGTAAAAAGGACAGTTTACATTTTGTGACTATTCAATTGAAAGGAGGCCCATTTAATTCAGATGCTTTTGGTGCAAAAGTTCAGGTTTTTGAAGGACCTTCTATTCAAACAAGGTATATCCTAAGTGGAAGAGGATATCTGTCCCAATCTTCCAATCGATTGCAGTTTGGTTTAAAGGATGGGCGGATCATTGATTCAGTAAAAGTGTATTGGCCGGAGGGGACTATCAATGTCTACCGGACTCCTTCTCTTTCAACGCCAATCATCTTGTCTCCGCTGAGCCGGCAGCAAGAAATTCAAAATGCAGCGCAGGATTATAATGGTAAGGTATTTCAGTCGATTAGCCCCTCATCGATTGGCTTGAATTATGTACACCAGGAAAAAGATTTTATCGATTTCAATATTCAAAAAACATTGCCGCATAAAATGTCCCAGCAAGGAGTACCAATGTGTACGGGGGATCTGAATGGAGATGGACTGGAAGATATCATCATAGGAGGTAGTGCGCACCACCAGGCATCCATGTATTTTCAAAATAAACTGGGAATATTTGATTCACAGTATGTCGACCTCAAAAGCCCGGACGAACTCCAGATCGAAGATGCTGCTATGGCGACCTTTGATGCTGATGGAGATGGTGATCTCGACCTTATGATCGCAGGTGGATCTTATGAAAATCTGACGGCTGGCAAATCGGCTTATGTGGTTCGATTTTACAAAAACGACGGGCATGGTCACTTTGAGCGAGATACCTCTGCTATACCGGCTAGTGCCAATACCTGTGCTTCCACGCTTAGAGTTGCAGACATAGACCTTGATGGAGATCTGGATATTTTTATCGGTGGCTACGTATTGCCCGGGACTTACCCCAAAGCGGATAAATCTTTTATTTTGCTCAACGAATCTACTAAAGGACATATTAAATTTAAAAATGCTACTGGAGAATGGAAATTGCCGGAGCCGGGAATGATTTGTGATGGGTTGTTTTCGGATTTTGACAACGACGGCTTGCCCGATCTCATCCTGGCCGTGGAGTGGGGGCCCATTACAGTTTTAAAAAACACCGGTACCGAATTTCAAAAAGTCATGGATCCTGTATTGGACTCCAATCCTGGTTGGTGGACGAGCCTGACCTCAGGTGATATTGATAATGATGGAGACATAGATTATATCGTGGGCAATTATGGCCAGAACACTTACTTCAAATGTAATTCGAAGGAGCCGATCACGATTTATGCCAAAGACTTTGATCAAAATGGTAGCCTGGATCCTTTTATTTCTTGCTATTGGAGAGATACTAACGGCATCAAAAGAGAATATTTTTACCATGGCAGGGATGAAATGATCAAACAATTACTCACGATTAGGAGAAAATTTCAGACTTATACTTCTTATGGACTGGCTACGGTAGACCAGGTATTTTCAAAGAAAGAATTAGAGGGAGCGCTGATTTTAAAAGCAAATAATTTTAATTCTGTGCTGGCAAGAAATGATGGTAAAGGCCATTTTTTGATCGAAAACCTTCCCCGTGAAGCACAAATGGCACCTTTATATGGCATGCAAGCACTGGATTTGAATGATGACGAATACCTGGATCTTGTCATCAGTGGCAACGACTACGGTATTGAACTCATCCAGGGTAGAGCGGACGCAATGCAAGGATTGGTTTTATTAAATGACAAGCATGGAGATTTTATACCGGTTTCATTTCAGCTAAGTGGTTATTTCATCTCTGGAGATGCCAAATCTTTGGTGTCCATTCATAATCCTTCTGGGGAAAATATATTTTTACAAATGATTAATCTCGACTCATTGGCTGTCCATAAAACCACTCATAAGACCACCCTTTTCTACCCAAATGACAATGAATATTCAGGAATCATGACCTTCCAACATGGTCTTTCCCGGAAAATTGAATTTTATTCCGGTACTTCGTATAAGAGTCAGTCCAGAGCTGGAATTTCTTTATCAGCCCGATCAACTCAATTACAAGTAAGAAATGCAATCTCCAAATCAGTAAGAACCATCAATTAA
- a CDS encoding RagB/SusD family nutrient uptake outer membrane protein, producing the protein MKINTFKQKLMACIFAVSIFTFSCKDNFLEVPPTGSLSNAQLATKAGVEGALIGAYSMLTARGFSRYAAPNNWVFGNILGGDANKGTDPGDYSSINTVQRYETEPTQGDMNSAWQAKYEGISRANVVLRLAAEAKDIPAADLKRIQAEARFLRGNFYFDLKKIWNSAPYIDETIDYGTGIEKVPNTPAFWDKIEADFKSAFDNLPETQAQAGRANKWAAGAYLAKAYLFQKKWAEAKALFDQVIANGKTTNGKKYGLVSKFNQIYNAANDNHEESVFSVQTAMNTGNVNNSNWFDDLNYPYNTGVDGPGNCCGFNQPSFDAANSFRTDANGLPLLDGSYNSAANALKNDYNVESSAPFTPDAGPVDPRLDHSIGRRGIPYLDWIAHPGKNWIRNQPYAGPYSPKKYVYYKSQENTLTDGSSWTRGYATMNYTVIRFGDVLLMAAEAEAELGNLEKARAYVNQIRARAADPSSWVKNPDGSNAANYVIGLYNTPWTDKTAAINAVRFERRLELSQEGHRFFDLVRWGIAADVLNKYLANEAVLLTTKFGGAKFVAGKSEFLPIPQSQIDIQGADVLKQNPGY; encoded by the coding sequence ATGAAAATTAATACGTTTAAACAAAAATTGATGGCTTGCATATTTGCAGTCTCAATTTTTACATTTTCGTGCAAAGATAATTTTCTCGAGGTTCCTCCTACAGGATCATTGTCTAATGCACAGTTGGCTACAAAGGCAGGGGTAGAAGGTGCTTTGATAGGTGCTTACTCTATGCTTACTGCCAGAGGTTTTTCCAGATATGCTGCCCCAAACAATTGGGTATTTGGCAACATACTTGGTGGTGATGCCAATAAAGGCACTGACCCGGGCGATTATTCTTCTATCAATACGGTCCAGCGATATGAAACTGAGCCTACCCAGGGTGATATGAATAGCGCATGGCAAGCGAAATATGAAGGTATCTCCAGAGCCAATGTTGTCTTGAGACTTGCTGCAGAAGCCAAAGATATTCCTGCTGCTGACCTCAAAAGGATACAGGCCGAAGCCAGATTTTTAAGAGGAAATTTCTATTTTGACCTTAAAAAAATATGGAACAGTGCGCCTTATATCGATGAAACTATCGATTATGGCACGGGAATAGAGAAAGTACCTAATACACCAGCATTTTGGGACAAAATTGAGGCAGATTTTAAATCAGCTTTTGACAATTTGCCCGAGACTCAAGCACAGGCTGGTCGTGCAAATAAATGGGCTGCAGGGGCTTATTTAGCAAAAGCATATCTTTTCCAGAAAAAATGGGCAGAAGCTAAAGCTTTATTTGACCAGGTCATAGCGAATGGTAAAACCACGAATGGTAAAAAATATGGGTTGGTCAGTAAATTTAATCAGATTTATAATGCAGCCAATGACAATCATGAAGAGTCTGTATTTTCCGTACAAACAGCTATGAATACAGGAAATGTCAATAATTCCAACTGGTTTGATGACTTGAATTATCCTTATAATACAGGTGTAGATGGTCCGGGTAACTGCTGTGGATTCAATCAACCTAGTTTTGATGCAGCTAATTCATTCAGAACAGATGCCAATGGATTACCATTGTTAGATGGCAGTTATAACAGTGCTGCCAATGCTTTGAAGAACGATTATAATGTCGAGTCTTCTGCACCTTTTACTCCAGACGCAGGACCTGTAGATCCAAGACTGGATCATTCCATTGGTCGAAGGGGCATCCCTTATCTTGACTGGATAGCTCATCCTGGTAAAAACTGGATTAGAAACCAACCCTATGCTGGTCCTTATTCTCCAAAAAAATATGTGTATTATAAGTCACAGGAGAATACACTTACAGATGGAAGCTCCTGGACTCGTGGTTATGCTACTATGAACTATACAGTGATCAGGTTTGGAGATGTGCTCCTTATGGCTGCAGAAGCTGAAGCAGAGCTTGGCAATCTTGAAAAAGCCAGAGCTTATGTCAACCAGATTCGGGCAAGAGCTGCTGATCCAAGCAGCTGGGTCAAAAATCCTGATGGATCTAATGCAGCTAATTATGTCATAGGTTTATACAATACACCCTGGACTGACAAAACTGCCGCCATCAATGCTGTTAGATTTGAAAGAAGATTGGAGCTTTCACAGGAAGGCCACAGATTTTTTGATTTGGTCAGATGGGGTATCGCAGCAGATGTGTTAAACAAATATTTGGCTAATGAAGCTGTACTCCTGACTACTAAGTTTGGCGGTGCTAAGTTTGTAGCGGGTAAGAGTGAATTTCTGCCCATTCCACAGTCTCAAATTGATATTCAAGGGGCTGATGTTTTAAAACAAAACCCTGGCTATTAA
- a CDS encoding TonB-dependent receptor: MKLLNVKGWSKSSLVVACFMLSFSVFAQVSGVITDKSTGDPLIGASVLIKGTATGTITDVDGSYSIAAKAGDVLQVSYTGFNNMEVTVGNDAVLNITMDEGVQIDEIVVTGYSSQKKKDFSGAVSIVKAAELRAVPSGNVEQQLQGRVSGVTVVTNGQPGTTSMIRVRGFGALGGNEPLYVVDGVPVGSTDFLNPDDIESTTVLKDAASASIYGARAANGVIVYTTKKGRQGSNKVNITYDGVFGLTDPNVAGAPKMLSPQQQADWTHIAYRNNAAANNVEVKYNHPQYGTSAQATLPDYLHANGQNGVRGSVDLAAIQAAHEASPSTVFLIKPNLAGTDWYDAITRTGALMRHTLGFQGGGENAKFYVSLGMQDQKGILLENAFKRYSLRVNTEFNLTKKLRFGQTLQFTYRSVLGQQGDAGGQGVADDESQVLSAYRMPTVIPVFDELGNYASTKAAGFNNPRNPVRSLVLNNKDDRNYNAGGFGNLYLEFDPIKNLVLRSSIGGNYFSSFFKNYNYLYLGDSEPEASNTFSEGSSNGFGWVNTNTAAYNFKLGNHGITALAGAEFLNTGAGRFINGSGLNPFSTDLDYVNLNVVQSPQVNSGLFSGVNFESYFAKVDYNFADKYYLSGTLRRDGASRFGINSRYGTFPAVAAAWRVSGENFLRANDFITDLKLRAGWGQMGNSNNVDPANQYSLFAASRGNSYYPISGQNSGVDEGYYRSRIGNPDAKWETSTTLNFGFDATLLNGKFEIVADLWRKNTEDLLYTVPLPGVVGVLASAPAVNIASMKNAGLDFLVVNRGKLSSTVNYEVSWTSSFLHNEITALAPGIDFFTGSGYRGISPIRNAVGQPISSFFGYNVLGYFKDAADVANSPEQSGKGIGRFKYEDTNGDGKIDPADRTFIGNPVPKYTGGLTFTVDFKNFSASTYLYTSIGNKIFNMSKWFTDFFGSFEGSGKGIRALESWTPALGDNAKAPIWESASNISTNAGENSWYVEDGSYLRMQYLSLGYTLPKSLVKPLGFSNARVSIAGTNLFTITKYEGLDPGVGGAVDTNFGIDVGNYPVTRGFTLGINVGF, encoded by the coding sequence ATGAAACTCTTGAATGTAAAAGGGTGGAGCAAGTCAAGTCTTGTAGTTGCTTGTTTCATGCTTTCTTTTTCTGTTTTTGCCCAGGTGAGCGGGGTTATTACGGATAAATCGACTGGTGATCCATTGATCGGTGCTTCGGTATTGATCAAAGGCACTGCTACAGGGACCATTACGGATGTAGATGGTTCTTACAGTATAGCCGCAAAGGCAGGGGATGTATTACAAGTATCGTACACTGGATTTAACAATATGGAAGTTACCGTAGGCAATGATGCGGTATTAAATATAACCATGGATGAAGGTGTTCAGATCGATGAGATCGTTGTGACTGGATATTCTTCCCAAAAGAAAAAAGACTTCAGTGGAGCGGTTTCTATCGTCAAAGCAGCCGAATTACGTGCTGTTCCATCTGGTAACGTAGAACAACAATTACAAGGTCGTGTTTCAGGGGTGACAGTAGTGACCAATGGCCAACCGGGTACCACCAGTATGATCAGGGTAAGGGGATTCGGCGCCTTAGGTGGAAACGAGCCTCTTTATGTCGTGGATGGGGTTCCGGTCGGATCTACGGACTTCTTAAACCCGGATGATATCGAGTCGACCACAGTGCTAAAAGATGCTGCATCTGCCTCTATTTATGGTGCTCGTGCTGCCAATGGTGTCATCGTCTACACTACAAAAAAAGGAAGACAAGGTAGTAATAAGGTCAATATCACCTATGATGGCGTTTTTGGTCTTACTGATCCAAACGTTGCAGGTGCTCCAAAAATGCTGAGTCCACAACAACAGGCAGATTGGACCCATATAGCTTATAGGAATAACGCTGCAGCAAATAACGTTGAAGTGAAGTACAACCATCCTCAATATGGTACTTCAGCCCAGGCTACACTGCCGGATTATCTTCATGCCAATGGGCAGAATGGTGTCCGTGGAAGTGTAGATTTAGCAGCCATACAGGCAGCTCACGAAGCCAGTCCAAGTACTGTATTTTTAATCAAACCCAATTTAGCTGGTACTGACTGGTATGATGCTATCACCCGAACAGGCGCTTTGATGCGACATACCCTTGGGTTCCAGGGAGGTGGTGAGAATGCCAAGTTTTATGTATCACTTGGTATGCAAGATCAAAAAGGCATCTTATTGGAAAATGCATTCAAAAGATATTCATTGAGGGTTAATACCGAATTCAATTTAACTAAAAAATTAAGGTTTGGACAAACTTTGCAATTCACCTATAGGTCTGTCCTCGGTCAACAGGGCGATGCTGGAGGACAGGGCGTTGCTGATGATGAATCTCAAGTACTATCTGCTTACCGTATGCCTACCGTAATCCCGGTATTTGATGAATTAGGCAATTATGCGAGCACTAAAGCTGCTGGATTTAACAATCCTCGAAATCCTGTACGATCCTTAGTTCTAAACAACAAAGATGATCGCAACTATAATGCAGGTGGTTTTGGTAATCTATACCTTGAATTTGATCCTATCAAAAATCTGGTCCTTCGTTCCAGTATTGGAGGTAATTATTTTAGTTCTTTCTTTAAGAATTACAATTACTTATATCTGGGTGATTCTGAGCCTGAAGCAAGCAATACCTTCAGTGAAGGTAGTTCTAATGGTTTCGGATGGGTCAATACCAATACCGCTGCTTATAACTTCAAATTGGGCAACCATGGTATTACCGCTCTGGCAGGTGCTGAATTCCTCAACACCGGGGCCGGAAGATTTATCAATGGTTCTGGATTAAACCCTTTCTCAACTGATCTGGATTATGTCAATTTAAATGTGGTACAGAGCCCACAGGTAAATAGTGGTTTATTTAGTGGTGTCAATTTCGAATCTTATTTTGCTAAGGTTGATTACAATTTTGCGGATAAATATTATTTGTCTGGAACTTTGCGAAGAGACGGCGCATCAAGATTTGGTATCAATAGCCGATATGGTACTTTCCCCGCAGTAGCTGCTGCATGGAGGGTCAGTGGTGAAAACTTTTTAAGAGCCAATGATTTCATCACTGACCTCAAATTGAGAGCTGGGTGGGGTCAAATGGGTAACTCAAACAACGTGGATCCAGCCAACCAATATTCTTTATTTGCAGCTTCCAGAGGCAATTCTTATTATCCTATTTCCGGTCAAAATAGCGGGGTAGATGAAGGATATTATAGATCAAGAATTGGTAATCCTGATGCCAAATGGGAGACAAGTACTACGCTTAATTTTGGATTTGATGCTACACTCTTAAATGGCAAGTTTGAAATCGTAGCTGATCTTTGGAGAAAAAATACTGAAGACTTGCTTTATACCGTACCTCTTCCTGGAGTGGTTGGGGTATTGGCTTCTGCGCCAGCAGTCAATATCGCCAGTATGAAGAATGCAGGTCTTGATTTCCTGGTTGTCAATCGGGGAAAGTTAAGTTCTACTGTTAACTATGAAGTGAGCTGGACGAGTTCTTTCCTTCATAACGAAATCACTGCATTGGCACCCGGAATTGATTTTTTTACCGGATCTGGCTACAGAGGTATCAGTCCTATCAGAAATGCAGTTGGCCAACCCATATCTTCCTTCTTTGGATATAATGTTTTAGGATATTTCAAAGATGCTGCTGATGTAGCCAATTCACCTGAACAATCCGGCAAAGGAATAGGCAGGTTTAAGTACGAGGATACTAATGGAGATGGTAAAATAGATCCAGCAGACCGTACTTTTATAGGAAATCCTGTTCCAAAGTATACGGGAGGTCTGACATTTACTGTAGACTTTAAAAACTTTTCAGCAAGTACTTATTTGTATACCTCCATTGGGAATAAGATTTTCAATATGTCTAAATGGTTTACAGACTTCTTTGGATCATTTGAAGGCTCTGGAAAAGGAATCAGAGCTCTGGAATCCTGGACCCCTGCTCTTGGAGACAACGCTAAAGCGCCTATATGGGAGTCTGCATCTAATATCAGTACCAATGCTGGAGAAAACTCCTGGTATGTGGAAGACGGATCTTATCTGAGAATGCAATATTTGTCGTTGGGATACACCTTGCCAAAAAGTCTAGTTAAACCATTGGGATTCTCCAATGCAAGAGTTAGCATCGCTGGTACTAATTTATTTACGATTACTAAGTATGAAGGACTCGATCCTGGAGTAGGTGGAGCTGTTGATACCAATTTTGGTATTGATGTTGGAAACTATCCGGTGACCAGAGGATTTACGTTAGGTATCAATGTTGGATTTTAA
- a CDS encoding tetratricopeptide repeat protein, with protein MKRLILSSALCVGIFGLALSQISEEAFVLYQQGKYLDAAAKYEALINNELPSSDLYFNLGTCYLAAHDIAHARLALERALLLNPGSRSIQQQLNRLSRSIEPNIEPLPSFFLLEYFFNLRDLLNKNSWGWLFLIFSSSFAVFGMILPSPRRKALLLFIGFITFFLCLLFVARYRHEQTPASILMDAQPLRIAPEISSQQLIFLGVGTKAQPVDSLGEWYKVVLDNNDIGWLPKANLTKI; from the coding sequence ATGAAGCGGCTCATTTTATCGTCAGCATTATGTGTAGGAATTTTTGGGTTGGCCTTATCACAAATATCCGAGGAGGCGTTCGTTCTGTACCAGCAGGGAAAATACCTTGATGCTGCAGCCAAATATGAAGCTCTGATTAACAACGAATTACCTTCATCTGATTTATATTTTAACCTGGGTACCTGTTATTTGGCTGCCCATGATATAGCTCATGCCCGATTAGCGCTTGAGAGAGCCCTTTTATTAAATCCGGGGTCGAGATCTATCCAACAACAATTGAACAGATTATCTCGCAGTATAGAGCCCAATATCGAGCCATTACCGAGTTTTTTTCTTTTGGAATATTTTTTTAACCTGCGTGACCTTTTGAACAAAAATTCCTGGGGGTGGCTGTTTTTGATTTTTTCATCCAGCTTTGCTGTATTCGGTATGATCTTGCCATCTCCTCGCCGTAAAGCATTGCTCCTCTTCATTGGTTTCATCACTTTTTTCTTATGCCTATTATTTGTTGCAAGATACCGGCATGAGCAAACTCCGGCATCAATCCTTATGGATGCTCAGCCGTTGCGCATTGCTCCTGAGATTTCAAGTCAGCAGTTAATATTTCTGGGGGTGGGCACCAAAGCTCAGCCTGTAGATAGTCTTGGTGAATGGTATAAGGTAGTACTGGATAATAATGATATAGGTTGGTTGCCAAAGGCAAACCTCACCAAAATTTAG
- a CDS encoding DUF4293 family protein — MIQRIQTVFLMIAAVALGTQVATPNISNAAITPGIGAFMPVIAMIALIFAYRGITKDDKIVKSMDRLR; from the coding sequence ATGATCCAACGAATTCAGACTGTGTTTTTGATGATTGCCGCCGTCGCACTCGGCACCCAAGTTGCCACCCCAAATATTTCAAATGCCGCGATCACTCCTGGTATTGGAGCCTTCATGCCTGTCATAGCAATGATAGCTTTGATTTTTGCATATCGGGGAATAACCAAAGATGATAAAATCGTCAAATCAATGGATCGATTGCGATAG